The following are encoded in a window of Geobacter metallireducens GS-15 genomic DNA:
- the kdsA gene encoding 3-deoxy-8-phosphooctulonate synthase → MTREIAIGNVKMGGSRPLVLIAGPCVIENETATLRCAERLMTIVNGLSIPLIFKASYDKANRTSVTAFRGPGLKEGLRILAKVKESLGLPVISDIHSIEQVQPAAEVLDILQIPAFLCRQTDLLVEAARTGCVVNVKKGQFLAPWDMENVVGKIVASGNERIILTERGASFGYNNLVSDMRSLPIMRRFGFPVVFDATHSVQLPGGQGGSSGGQREFVEYLSRAAVATGIDGVFLEVHEEPDKALCDGPNSVPLDDLPVLLKKLKAIDAIVK, encoded by the coding sequence ATGACCCGAGAAATCGCCATTGGCAACGTGAAGATGGGGGGCAGCCGTCCCCTGGTGCTCATCGCCGGTCCCTGCGTTATTGAAAACGAGACGGCGACGCTCCGCTGCGCTGAACGCCTTATGACCATCGTGAACGGGTTGTCGATCCCGCTCATTTTCAAGGCTTCCTATGACAAGGCGAACCGCACCTCGGTCACCGCCTTTCGGGGACCGGGGCTTAAAGAGGGGCTGCGCATCCTCGCCAAGGTCAAGGAGTCTCTGGGCCTTCCGGTTATCTCCGACATCCACTCCATCGAGCAGGTGCAGCCTGCGGCAGAGGTTCTCGACATTCTTCAGATTCCGGCGTTTCTCTGCCGCCAGACCGATCTCCTGGTGGAAGCAGCCCGTACGGGATGCGTGGTGAACGTGAAGAAGGGGCAGTTTCTTGCCCCGTGGGACATGGAGAATGTGGTCGGCAAGATCGTTGCCAGTGGGAACGAGCGGATCATCCTCACGGAGCGCGGTGCCTCCTTCGGCTACAACAACCTGGTGTCCGACATGCGGAGCCTCCCCATCATGCGGCGGTTCGGTTTTCCGGTGGTTTTCGACGCAACCCACAGCGTCCAGCTCCCGGGGGGGCAGGGTGGTTCGTCCGGCGGACAGCGAGAGTTCGTGGAGTATCTTTCCCGTGCCGCGGTGGCAACGGGCATTGACGGGGTATTTCTGGAGGTTCACGAGGAGCCGGACAAGGCCCTTTGCGACGGCCCCAATTCGGTCCCCCTTGACGACCTTCCCGTTCTGCTGAAAAAACTCAAGGCCATAGACGCCATAGTAAAATAG
- a CDS encoding KpsF/GutQ family sugar-phosphate isomerase: protein MIIEEARKVIRIEADALMALADSINGEFEQAVRRILSTKGRVVVTGMGKSGLIGQKIASTMASTGTPAFFLHPAEGIHGDLGMIMKGDVVIAISNSGETDEVVRILPIIKRLGASLISMSGNPKSSLAKAGDVFLDISVKEEACPLGLAPTASTTATLAMGDALAVALLLERGFRPEDFALFHPGGSLGKKLLLTVGDLMHAGDAVPIVTSDTPMRDALFVISSKGLGVTGVVDGSGALLGVITDGDLRRALSKGLAVLELPAGELMSRNPKRIKRGELAAKALQRMEQYSITSLFVFEGDDDAQPVGVIHLHDLLKAGLA from the coding sequence ATGATTATCGAAGAAGCACGCAAAGTCATCCGCATTGAAGCGGACGCCCTCATGGCTCTTGCGGATTCCATCAATGGCGAATTTGAGCAGGCCGTTCGCCGCATCCTTTCAACCAAGGGGAGGGTGGTGGTGACCGGTATGGGGAAATCGGGCCTTATCGGCCAGAAGATTGCCTCCACCATGGCCTCCACCGGCACTCCCGCCTTCTTTCTCCATCCCGCCGAGGGAATCCACGGCGACCTGGGGATGATCATGAAGGGTGATGTGGTGATCGCCATCTCCAACAGCGGCGAGACCGACGAGGTGGTGCGAATCCTTCCCATCATCAAGCGGCTCGGTGCTTCCCTGATCTCCATGTCCGGTAATCCGAAGTCGTCCCTGGCAAAGGCCGGTGACGTATTTCTCGATATATCGGTCAAGGAGGAGGCATGTCCCCTGGGACTGGCGCCTACCGCTTCCACGACGGCCACCTTGGCCATGGGTGACGCCCTTGCCGTGGCGCTTCTGCTCGAGCGTGGATTCCGTCCCGAGGATTTCGCACTGTTTCATCCCGGGGGCTCCCTCGGCAAGAAGCTCCTTCTCACGGTGGGGGATCTGATGCACGCGGGCGATGCCGTGCCGATCGTTACGTCCGATACACCCATGCGGGATGCGCTGTTCGTGATCAGCTCCAAGGGGCTCGGCGTCACCGGGGTAGTAGACGGGAGCGGGGCGCTTCTGGGGGTAATTACCGACGGCGACCTCCGCCGGGCGCTCAGCAAGGGGCTCGCGGTTTTGGAGTTGCCGGCCGGCGAGCTCATGAGCCGCAACCCCAAGCGGATCAAGCGTGGTGAACTGGCTGCCAAAGCCCTTCAGCGGATGGAGCAGTATTCCATTACTTCACTGTTTGTCTTTGAGGGTGACGACGATGCGCAACCGGTTGGAGTCATCCACCTGCATGACCTCCTTAAAGCGGGGCTGGCCTGA
- a CDS encoding KdsC family phosphatase, with protein MKERLSKIRLLLLDVDGVMTDGRIIFDSNGIESKFFNVKDGHGIKMVQRAGIEVGIISGRGSVVVSNRAAELGISLVYQKSLDKLTPYREILGKTGFTDDQVAFVGDDVIDIPVLRRVGFAAAPADAVEDVFPHVHFTTRNRGGWGAVREVCDLLLRGQGKWDEITARYFS; from the coding sequence ATGAAAGAGCGTCTCAGCAAAATACGGCTTCTTCTCCTCGATGTGGACGGCGTCATGACCGACGGTCGGATTATCTTCGATTCCAACGGAATTGAGAGCAAATTCTTCAACGTCAAGGATGGTCATGGCATCAAAATGGTTCAGAGGGCAGGGATTGAGGTGGGAATCATTTCGGGCCGCGGGTCGGTGGTCGTGTCTAACCGGGCTGCGGAACTGGGGATTTCTCTTGTCTACCAAAAGTCCCTCGACAAACTAACCCCGTACCGGGAGATTCTGGGAAAAACCGGATTCACCGATGATCAGGTTGCCTTCGTGGGAGATGATGTCATCGATATCCCGGTGTTGCGCCGGGTCGGCTTTGCGGCGGCTCCGGCCGATGCCGTGGAGGATGTTTTTCCTCATGTCCACTTCACTACCCGCAATCGCGGTGGCTGGGGAGCCGTTCGCGAAGTCTGTGATCTGCTGCTCAGGGGGCAGGGGAAATGGGATGAGATAACAGCACGTTATTTTAGTTGA